From one Pararge aegeria chromosome 21, ilParAegt1.1, whole genome shotgun sequence genomic stretch:
- the LOC120633037 gene encoding transmembrane protein adipocyte-associated 1-like isoform X1: protein MDGTNGSTDLPPVKEETFCKYVLYYEMNNSRVRIWDLIILIPNALFVLFLVVRFNKAQLKLRATSSPIFLTFYSLVWGNVIISLIRCVVSMTVNAAMPVGGTIDKILWVTVRFFLLATEMSVVIFGLAFGHMDSRSSIRYVLLATSFISLAFTVTQGTLEFIMPNDMFHIDTREYDLFGHGGMLFWFTSSLVFAVIYFVILLLPWIPLREYLALPTKLSFYLYVLLLALLDSTQAVGAALLTWGSVPSGLCVVDVTTWLYFSLYTPLVYHTFLSEFFSVSQPSIMFSYKAQMDEPMDDDQVSLPHQQSFSSLKTDSDYIYQLLFQQSNSVYDSTLFEAGGTTPMNPVYSASLQSPDSIASGQSIDIGVPTSGFQSQNMLST from the exons ATGGATGGAACAAATGGATCGACAGACTTGCCGCCCGTTAAAGAAGAGACGTTTTGTAAATACGTTTTATACTATGAGATGAACAATTCAAG AGTCCGCATTTGGGATTTGATAATATTGATACCGAACGCCTTATTCGTGCTTTTCCTAGTGGTTAGGTTTAATAAAGCCCAGTTGAAGTTACGAGCTACAAGTAGCCCTATTTTCTTAACATTCTACTCGTTGGTTTGGGGCAACGTGATCATCAGTCTAATAAGATGCGTAGTATCGATGACCGTCAATGCTGCAATGCCTGTTGGTGGAACAATCGACAAAATATTATGGGTCACAGTGAGATTTTTTCTTCTTGCAACCGAAATGAGTGTGGTTATATTTGGTTTGGCTTTTG GTCACATGGATAGTCGTAGCAGTATCAGATATGTGTTGCTGGCAACTTCGTTTATATCTCTCGCCTTCACCGTTACACAGGGAACACTCGAATTTATTATGCCCAATGATATGTTCCACATTGATACGAGAGAATATGATTTATTTGGACATGGAGGGATGTTGTTTTGGTTCACATCATCACTGGTGTTTGCTGTGATATATTTTGTGATATTATTATTGCCGTGGATACCTCTAAGGGAATATTTAGCCTTACCAA CGAAGCTGTCCTTCTACCTGTACGTTTTGCTGCTCGCGCTGCTGGACAGCACGCAAGCGGTGGGAGCGGCGCTGCTCACGTGGGGCTCCGTCCCGTCCGGCCTTTGCGTCGTCGACGTCACGACGTGGCTCTACTTCTCGCTCTACACGCCGCTTGTCTATCACACGTTTCTGAGCGAATTCTTCAG TGTATCGCAACCCAGCATCATGTTCTCGTACAAGGCGCAGATGGATGAACCCATGGACGACGATCAAGTGTCGCTGCCTCATCAACAGAGCTTCAGCTCGCTGAAAACTGACTCCGATTATATCTACCAG TTATTGTTCCAGCAGAGCAATAGCGTATACGACAGCACGCTCTTTGAAGCGGGAGGGACTACTCCAATGAACCCAGTGTACAGCGCCTCTCTGCAAAGCCCCGACTCAATAGCCTCAGGACAATCCATAGACATCGGGGTACCAACATCAGGATTCCAAAGTCAAAACATGCTCTCaacataa
- the LOC120633037 gene encoding transmembrane protein adipocyte-associated 1-like isoform X2, with translation MDGTNGSTDLPPVKEETFCKYVLYYEMNNSRVRIWDLIILIPNALFVLFLVVRFNKAQLKLRATSSPIFLTFYSLVWGNVIISLIRCVVSMTVNAAMPVGGTIDKILWVTVRFFLLATEMSVVIFGLAFGHMDSRSSIRYVLLATSFISLAFTVTQGTLEFIMPNDMFHIDTREYDLFGHGGMLFWFTSSLVFAVIYFVILLLPWIPLREYLALPTKLSFYLYVLLLALLDSTQAVGAALLTWGSVPSGLCVVDVTTWLYFSLYTPLVYHTFLSEFFSVSQPSIMFSYKAQMDEPMDDDQVSLPHQQSFSSLKTDSDYIYQQSNSVYDSTLFEAGGTTPMNPVYSASLQSPDSIASGQSIDIGVPTSGFQSQNMLST, from the exons ATGGATGGAACAAATGGATCGACAGACTTGCCGCCCGTTAAAGAAGAGACGTTTTGTAAATACGTTTTATACTATGAGATGAACAATTCAAG AGTCCGCATTTGGGATTTGATAATATTGATACCGAACGCCTTATTCGTGCTTTTCCTAGTGGTTAGGTTTAATAAAGCCCAGTTGAAGTTACGAGCTACAAGTAGCCCTATTTTCTTAACATTCTACTCGTTGGTTTGGGGCAACGTGATCATCAGTCTAATAAGATGCGTAGTATCGATGACCGTCAATGCTGCAATGCCTGTTGGTGGAACAATCGACAAAATATTATGGGTCACAGTGAGATTTTTTCTTCTTGCAACCGAAATGAGTGTGGTTATATTTGGTTTGGCTTTTG GTCACATGGATAGTCGTAGCAGTATCAGATATGTGTTGCTGGCAACTTCGTTTATATCTCTCGCCTTCACCGTTACACAGGGAACACTCGAATTTATTATGCCCAATGATATGTTCCACATTGATACGAGAGAATATGATTTATTTGGACATGGAGGGATGTTGTTTTGGTTCACATCATCACTGGTGTTTGCTGTGATATATTTTGTGATATTATTATTGCCGTGGATACCTCTAAGGGAATATTTAGCCTTACCAA CGAAGCTGTCCTTCTACCTGTACGTTTTGCTGCTCGCGCTGCTGGACAGCACGCAAGCGGTGGGAGCGGCGCTGCTCACGTGGGGCTCCGTCCCGTCCGGCCTTTGCGTCGTCGACGTCACGACGTGGCTCTACTTCTCGCTCTACACGCCGCTTGTCTATCACACGTTTCTGAGCGAATTCTTCAG TGTATCGCAACCCAGCATCATGTTCTCGTACAAGGCGCAGATGGATGAACCCATGGACGACGATCAAGTGTCGCTGCCTCATCAACAGAGCTTCAGCTCGCTGAAAACTGACTCCGATTATATCTACCAG CAGAGCAATAGCGTATACGACAGCACGCTCTTTGAAGCGGGAGGGACTACTCCAATGAACCCAGTGTACAGCGCCTCTCTGCAAAGCCCCGACTCAATAGCCTCAGGACAATCCATAGACATCGGGGTACCAACATCAGGATTCCAAAGTCAAAACATGCTCTCaacataa
- the LOC120633037 gene encoding transmembrane protein adipocyte-associated 1-like isoform X3 produces the protein MDGTNGSTDLPPVKEETFCKYVLYYEMNNSRVRIWDLIILIPNALFVLFLVVRFNKAQLKLRATSSPIFLTFYSLVWGNVIISLIRCVVSMTVNAAMPVGGTIDKILWVTVRFFLLATEMSVVIFGLAFGHMDSRSSIRYVLLATSFISLAFTVTQGTLEFIMPNDMFHIDTREYDLFGHGGMLFWFTSSLVFAVIYFVILLLPWIPLREYLALPTKLSFYLYVLLLALLDSTQAVGAALLTWGSVPSGLCVVDVTTWLYFSLYTPLVYHTFLSEFFSVSQPSIMFSYKAQMDEPMDDDQVSLPHQQSFSSLKTDSDYIYQSNSVYDSTLFEAGGTTPMNPVYSASLQSPDSIASGQSIDIGVPTSGFQSQNMLST, from the exons ATGGATGGAACAAATGGATCGACAGACTTGCCGCCCGTTAAAGAAGAGACGTTTTGTAAATACGTTTTATACTATGAGATGAACAATTCAAG AGTCCGCATTTGGGATTTGATAATATTGATACCGAACGCCTTATTCGTGCTTTTCCTAGTGGTTAGGTTTAATAAAGCCCAGTTGAAGTTACGAGCTACAAGTAGCCCTATTTTCTTAACATTCTACTCGTTGGTTTGGGGCAACGTGATCATCAGTCTAATAAGATGCGTAGTATCGATGACCGTCAATGCTGCAATGCCTGTTGGTGGAACAATCGACAAAATATTATGGGTCACAGTGAGATTTTTTCTTCTTGCAACCGAAATGAGTGTGGTTATATTTGGTTTGGCTTTTG GTCACATGGATAGTCGTAGCAGTATCAGATATGTGTTGCTGGCAACTTCGTTTATATCTCTCGCCTTCACCGTTACACAGGGAACACTCGAATTTATTATGCCCAATGATATGTTCCACATTGATACGAGAGAATATGATTTATTTGGACATGGAGGGATGTTGTTTTGGTTCACATCATCACTGGTGTTTGCTGTGATATATTTTGTGATATTATTATTGCCGTGGATACCTCTAAGGGAATATTTAGCCTTACCAA CGAAGCTGTCCTTCTACCTGTACGTTTTGCTGCTCGCGCTGCTGGACAGCACGCAAGCGGTGGGAGCGGCGCTGCTCACGTGGGGCTCCGTCCCGTCCGGCCTTTGCGTCGTCGACGTCACGACGTGGCTCTACTTCTCGCTCTACACGCCGCTTGTCTATCACACGTTTCTGAGCGAATTCTTCAG TGTATCGCAACCCAGCATCATGTTCTCGTACAAGGCGCAGATGGATGAACCCATGGACGACGATCAAGTGTCGCTGCCTCATCAACAGAGCTTCAGCTCGCTGAAAACTGACTCCGATTATATCTACCAG AGCAATAGCGTATACGACAGCACGCTCTTTGAAGCGGGAGGGACTACTCCAATGAACCCAGTGTACAGCGCCTCTCTGCAAAGCCCCGACTCAATAGCCTCAGGACAATCCATAGACATCGGGGTACCAACATCAGGATTCCAAAGTCAAAACATGCTCTCaacataa